AGTTGAAAAGAGTAGGTAGATAAGGGCAACTTCACAGTAAAGAATAAAAGGCTCGTAGGTTCTAGCCGCAATCTGCTGAGTTGCCATAAACATCTCTAAAACCGTAATGTTGGCTGCTAAGGACGTGTCCTTAACCAAACCAATCAAAGTATTAGACAAAGGTGGGAAGGCAACTCGAAAAGCTTGGGGAAGAATAATACGGCGCATGGTCTGGGCAAAACTCATCCCAACAGAATAACCAGCCTCCAACTGCCCTTTAGGCACTGACTCAATCGATGCCCGAATGGTTTCTGCAGCGTAAGCACCTGTGTTAATGGAAAAGACTAAGACTGCCGATGGAAAGGCATCGATAACCAGACCCAAACTTGGTAAG
The nucleotide sequence above comes from Streptococcus sp. 29887. Encoded proteins:
- a CDS encoding amino acid ABC transporter permease, which gives rise to MTDRVWQLVIDSFSQILVPGLLVTIPLTILSFAFGLLLAIGTALVQVANLPVLKQLARFYIWIIRGTPLLVQLYVIFYGLPSLGLVIDAFPSAVLVFSINTGAYAAETIRASIESVPKGQLEAGYSVGMSFAQTMRRIILPQAFRVAFPPLSNTLIGLVKDTSLAANITVLEMFMATQQIAARTYEPFILYCEVALIYLLFSTILTKLQAFGEKKLAVY